From Dermacentor albipictus isolate Rhodes 1998 colony chromosome 8, USDA_Dalb.pri_finalv2, whole genome shotgun sequence:
GCGGCGTGCGACGGATGGTTAAAAATGCTGTTAAAAtcgatcctcagcaaagaataattGGCAGAGCGATGCCGTATATGTTCTGAAAGGACTCAATAACGGTATACTGCcaagcagaattttttttattacacgtAAATAAATCGAGGCTGCCCAGAAGCTGCGAGTTGCCTGTGTCAGAGTGATAGGCGGGCAACCATCATCTATTGCTTTGAGAATGGGGCAGtgcccggctattcagaaaaaaaaaatcaattttgttCGCCATATTATAGCGTCTTAAACCCGTACGCGTCACttggacgcggtgagttttcgcggttttatgacTTCGCGTGACATACAAACGAAGTGGCGgtagcccgaaaacgtttgacctaTAGCGGAGGGCTAGTAGCGAAgaatgcgtcgaatcagaaattttTTTCGTTTGGTTTCATCATACATAATCAGAATGTACATATAATATCACATGAGGCGTTTTCGCGGTTTCTATGTCGTTGTGTGACAGTCAAGAGAAGTGGGGGGTGGCCAGAAAATTTTTTGACGAATCATGGAGGGCCCAATTTCAGAATTGGAATGGaaagtttgaaatagctttacggtataccTCCACTGTTCTCGCCAATCCCGAATTCTGAGCAGCGTTTTCAATGGTGAGAAGTTTAGAGGGAGGCCACTCGAGCACGGCGAGTGTTGGACAGTTTCCCTTCAGCACCGAAACGGCTCAGGTGCGCATCTTTAGTAAATCAGTTATGGCGTTTGTGGCAGATCAATGTTTCGCCCACATTACGCCACTAGGCACCTCCCTCATCAGCATTCTTTTGCTCTTGCATTGCACAGCAATAACACCTTACTGCTCATTAGGGATCGTCTTGAGGTGGCTGTCACCCGGGTGACGAAGTGTGAGCGAGTCGCTACAGTGCTATTAAATTTGTGGCATAACGCATATTTATGTGCACCATTGAGAGTTGCATTGCTCGTTAACGGAACATGGCTTGTCAATGCTAGTACCGAGCAGTTATTGAAACGTCATTTCTCTCCTTGAAACACAGTTATCATGACGGACTTCGCGGACCCAGATGTCACGGCAGCTTCATCGGCGGAGCCCGTGCAACGATACAGGATTGCTCTTGCAGACCTCGACTCTCTCGTCAGTACCTTCACCGGAACGGTTATCGACTACCACATGCCTTGCACAGCAGCCGAGGGCCGATCCTGTCAAATCCTCAGCAGCCTGTCCGTTTGGAACGAAGTATTGTGCCAGGCGGAAATAGAATTAAAACAAGTGCCCAGGACGCCTGGCCACCTCGCCGTGACGATCATCGATGGCACGTTCGTACGAGACCACTCCGCAGAAAATCTCCATCGCGCCGCCACCCTGCTCTACTGGCTCTTGAAGGAGCACCGTTGCATCACGGAGGTCGAGTTGAGTTGCGGTAGGCTGAATATTTACGAAGGGCTGCTTTGCGCTGCCTTCCAACAAAAGACATCCGTGAAAAAATTGAATCTGCGAGAGACAGGCAGCTTGGGACCGCACAAGGACATTTGCATGGCCATCTCCTCCATGACGCGCCTCGAAGAGCTCGAATGCGACACACGTTCACAGTGCCGAGAAACGTTTGCGTCCGCCTTGTCGATTCTCGTTCGCACAACACAGTCACTGAAAGTACTGCACATTGGCAACTTGCCCATCGTAGGAAAAGATGCAATCACGTTTTTGACGGCCCTTTCTGGAAACTCCACCATTGTGGACATCTCccttcatggcgtcgtcgcgaCAGCTCGTCGGCGGGACAAGAGCAGTCCGTTCAGGGAATACCTCACTAACACGCGCGCGTTAAGGAAGCTTTCCGTCTCTGGCCAGTGTGGATACCCAACGCACAGTATCCGGGAAGTTCTCTTCGGTCTTTTAGAAAACAAGATGATCTCCACGGCACACTTCAAAGACGTTTGCCTTTGTGTAGAGAGTTCAAGGCTTTTGACGAAGATACTTCGACAACAAGACCTGGTGTTTTTAAGCTTAGAAGTTCGTTTTGAAAATCGCTGCGGACTTGTCGAGCTGGGAAATACTTTGAACAGTTTGCTGGTTGCGTTCAAAGAGAACGAAACACTGGAGGAACTTACCTTACCATTCAATATATGGCATTTAAAGCAATGGGAGAACTTCTTCTTGGCCTTGCGAAGCAAGAGACGGCTAAAGAAGCTGACGATAAAAGTGTCCTTCACTTGGGCCTATTATCTACAGGATCTTTGTAAGGCTGTAATGGAAACTGGAGTTGAAGGAAAGGTGTTCTTAGAAAACATGTCCGCAGGGGATTATTACCGGGGCAACTGCGAGATCCTGCAATGCAGGGCTTTCTCAGACATCATCGCGAGTTCTTTAGATGCAGCGGGGCACGAAACGCTTCAGACCATTGCGCAGACGCTGCCCACTTTGAGCCACATCACCACGGCGATACTAAACATTGACGCATCGTACTACGACGGAGCGCTAGCGTCAGCTCTCGGGAACTACATAGGCTCGACAACGGCGTTGCGGGTGCTTAAGCTGAAAGTTTACGCCTACCAAGTTGCGCAGCAGGCAGACAACCTACAGTGGACGCCCATATTTGAAGGACTATCAAAAAACGGCAGCATAAAAGTCCTTGATCTGCAGCCACTCTACGTTGGAAACGCGGACGCCGAAATGCTGGCCGATGCAGTGAAGTCCAGCAGGAGCATCCGGCGATTTTGCTTTCGGGCGGCGGGTAACACCACGGTCTTTCTGCGACAATTCTCTGTGGACATCGACAAGAACTACGTTTTGCTCGACTTCATGATCCCCGTCTGCATGGAAGAGACGTGGTTTCGTGTCCAAGAAGTGACGCGCCGTAACCAGAGCCTCGTGGCGCTGGCATCCTATTTCCGGCCTGGGTTCAACTGCGACAAGTGAGTGTATAGTTGTCTCCGCTATCACGGCAGAGATCAATTCGTTGCTTGACCTATCGCTTCGCCACAACCAATAGTTATGACATAAGCTACGAAGTTCGTTTGAATATTTGCGACTTGCCTTCAGTACGGTAGATCGGTTAAAATAGAAGCCCACATGTAGCAGTGCTAATTAAACTGTGCTAACAGTACAAATCGTACTGTGGCCAGTCGCGACACAACAGTCGAATTCAACGAAGATGCGCTTTATCACGTCCCTGACGCTCGGTGTGGTATGAGAGTGCGCGCGAAAGTGGCATCCGGGACCCTATATGGCTTGGGCTTGTTATTCGCCGGTCGAGGCCCTGTCTTGTCTCCTTCTGCGCGTCTCGTCCATGTAAAGACAGCAGAACGGTGAAATACATCTAATGCATGGAAATATCAAAGTAGTATACAAAGAGATGACACATCTGATATTCTAAACGTTAAGTGAATGATCAACTGAAGCTGTTTGAGGGGACACACAATGTTTGCAGCTTGCTTCGTTTAACCCCGCAGTGACCACCAGGTCAGTTCGAGAGAATTGAAAACTTACAAAGTCGGTACTTTTTCCTCTCGTGGTTTATGCAGCGCTCAGGAAACACGAGACGACTGAGTAACGGAAGTTGTGCCATCATCCCCTATGCAGACAGGCAGGCCCATGGCCTAAAACGCACTAGCAAAGCCAAGCCTAATGGACGATTTTTCCTCACGCACGCACTAAAGTCGCGGATATCTGCGCAGTGACAAACGAAAAGTTCGGTGGGAGAGAGGTGATGTATAGGACATTATGTTAAATACATGTTGAAATTCTTGGAACGTGAGATGGGTATTGCACACCAAATTCCCTTCTGTTAAGGCAAAGAAAATGCGGGGCAGAGTGGAAGCCATGCGGATTTTACACGCAAAGAACAGCAGCGCTCGCTGGTCCTCCGAAAATAAACCTTACTTCGTTGTTGCTCACTGCAGTGAATGTGCCCGCTCGCCATTATTTGAGGGCACAATGCTGGTTTGCGCCACCGACCGCAGGTTGCACGCGTGCTGGTTGCCTTAGATATCGGGAGGAAGGGGATGGCTGCGTCAGGCCAGCCATGGATTTCGATAAACGACGAGTATACGCACATGCCTTCCCAGCAAGGGTACACATTTAATGGTCTGTTTCGATGAATTTCACGGTGATGCGACATGTCTGCTTTTTCAGATGTTCCCAGAGTCAGAATATACATGTCGACCGacctgactgactgactgaaaatCTTTATTGTTCGAAGTATTTACAGGGAGCATGTGGAGCAGTCCTTAAGGGGCCCTTCCCTATAAAGACTAGGTGGGCACCTCATTACTGGAGTCAATTGTCTCTAGCCGCGGATCGGGCACGATTGACCAGGGCCTTCTGGTTCGCCAGGTCGGAGGAGCCGACCAGGGCCGCCTCCCAGCCCTCCCGGGTAGAGTTGGGTATAGGGGGAAGGTGAGGGGTTGATtggcatgcccacaccatgtgtAAAATGTCCGAAGATTTTTCCTCACAGTGCGGGCACTTCCCTGTGCACGCAGGGTCGAAATGTTTTTGGACTGTCGGGCACAACAGTGTCTGTGCGCGCCGTTTAGTGTCGTTTCGTGTTTCGCGTGCGCTGCGAAGAAAGTTTTGATGCGCAAGAATTCTGAGTTAGGCGCGAGAAGCCTAGCACGAAGTCTATACATATTTACGTTGCTGACGCACTGCAGGGAAGTTTACATTAGGGCATAGCTCCGCAAATCGCTTACTAATATATGACTTATATACTAATTAGGTTTTACTTAAGTAACAGCTAATTTTTACAGTATGAATGCGCCCTCCAAGAGTAGTATTGAAGAAAAAACGCATCGTTTTAGTCTTCCTTGACGTGCAATGGTGTTCGGAGTAGCAGACATTAAATACAAGCAGTCTTGTGAGCCTAGCCGATAGTGTCGTAACTGCTAAATCAGCGGTAGACCCCCATTTCATTCCCATTCCTGGTAATTACGAGGAAATCTGTGGATCTTAGGAGTGTAAATTATTGGACCGTGTACGTTTTTCGACAGGCGCGTCGCCGCGGCCCTCGAGCGTGTCGAGCACCACCCAGCCCTCGTCGAGGAGGTCGCCGAACTGACAGCCGTCAGTGAGGGAGAGGCGTCGGACGCGATTCGAGCCGCTGTCCGGACTTTCCAAGGCCTTCACGACTTCATGAGAATGGCGGGCGTCGTGAGGGAGAGAGTCACGTGTCACCCGAGAGACGACGGGTCTACGCAGCTGGACGACCTGAACGAGTACTGCTGGCGTAGCGTGAGGCGCTACATCAGTCTCGACGACGTCCGCGACTGACGACCACTTCGGCACCAGCGAGAACCAAATTAGCCTAAAATTAAGAGTTCGCGGTTCCGTACGGGGTCTCCGGTGAAAAATGGTgcaccaagtttttttttctaagcgattaaagggtgtgtatgtgtgcatgtcgCAAATCGGAAACGGTGCCTTTGCTCATGACATCCACCCGGATACTTAAGCGTATCGCTAGTTCCCCCGCTGAAcgttaatttcgttttgacaATTCGCTCCAAGGGAATGGTATATCATGCCATCGTTAATTTTTTGACGGAGCGATTCACATTGCTCCGGCCTATTTTTGCGCAGATGTGTGAAAACTAGTGCATGTTGTATGATTCTGTGCAGCCTTTCTAATTTTGAGAGCTTTCAGTCTGAAAAATCATAGAAGTTTTAATTTTTCGTGTAGTTCAGTAACCGAAAATATTGTATTCTGATAACATACCCTTGAGTGGGTGTTATTTAAATGATGGCTACATTTTTGTCCTTTGCATACCCGAGTTAAATTACACTAACGGTTCGTTAAACTTCTTTCACTCTTTTGACTGTTGTACTAAGTATTCCTATAAGTACTGCTGGCGTAATGCATCTTGTTCTCTTTTCATTATGCCTTGGCGTTATAAGCTTTCAAGTTATCGGCCTTTGCACTTTTTATTTGGAAGCGCTGCATTGGCTGAGTGGATAGGCCTTTTGCTGTTGACAAGGAGGACATTAGTTCGGGTTCCAATTGCTGTGACCGCAAGAACACTCGGCTTTAGGTGCAATATGAAAAGCTGCATAGTTTCACAGTTAATCCGAAAACAAACAATATACGGCTTCCTCTACAACCCTCACTTTGCTCTGGAATGTTGAAGGCTATCACAGTCATCCTCCGctgtgccccccctcccccttttggTGGCTTAGCtagctatggtgctgcgctgcaaAGCAAGAGGTtgagggatcaaatcccggcctcggcggcagCATTTCCATCGCCGGAGAAATGCAAAAGTACCTGTGTCCCTTTCATTGGGGTCACGTTTAAGATctccaggtggccgaaattgccggagtgcccccactacggcgtgcctcataatcaaatcatgggtttggcacgtaaagcgcCAGAATTTAATTTGTTTCTTTATGCCTGCGATGTTAAAAATATATGCGAGACTAGAAGCCAGATGCGCCTTACTCAATAAACAGCCAAACTTTATCGCCTCCCTGCCGTCAAGGCGAATTTTTCCTACTACACATTTTTTATAACTTCAGCAAATTGAGAAGGTGGGTCTCTTTAGGGCCACCTAATACAAAATCATAATAAAAAACAGCGCAGAAATAAAAAGCTGAAAAAGCTGAAAAGATAAATAAAGGCACTTTAGGCACTAACAGACGTCACAAACTTGGAAATAGTATGACCACGCATACTAGAGCTAGTGACTAGGTATACTTGTATGGCATAGTCAGGAGATGATCGCCTTTAGACAGTCTCGCAAAACTTTTCAAATGTGTCGCAAAACTCTTATCAAGTGTGTGCGATCTCAAAGATTTTGTATAAAGCTAATAAAGGGAAATAATAATGCAAAACCGGTCCTCAGAAAGATTAACATGAAACCTACATTGAGAGGTCGTTTGCGAGAGTGCGCTCGACTAAAAGGTTCAGGACAAcgttcatttgggctagatggtgcgtACTTGAATtacgaaggaacagcgccaacgaagacgatcacaagtggggagaacgacacaggacaagcgccaacttcatctatccttattcaccgaaaattcagcaaatataaggaaaatcacagacatgcgcacaatgaccataatgcatcatctgccaaaccgttcaagATGGGACAtctcgcttttgaagagggtcacggaagtatcactaacacagttttttcctcttttctttataggGAAGGCTTCCAAAACCTCATGTGCCTTTGTTtccctgcttctgccaagaatctttatctctctgaaccgtggttcacacttcttgcagtactggcattgttTTCGTGGCGAATGTTCTGCGGCTTGGTCACACgcagtgcaagttgcgcaatATTGCGAAAGatgcgaaagatgcgcacctccttctttcagcgaccgCACATGTTCAGCTGCATGATCATTCACGCATTTgcccgtttggcccacataggttttcccgcaggtcaaaggtatttcatataccacactGGTGCAGCACTTTACGAACTGCTTTCCgttttttggtgcagttgctcCTGGTACCCTGgctcgcgacgcgggcgcagaggtgagcttgttttcgaggagccgaaaacacgactgggacgccATGTCTGTTTGCCACATTTTTCATATTGTGGGCTATCCTATGTACAGTCACCCAAAtatttaactggtgtgcgggagcggcgacttttccgggcgtcagcgccgtatgacgcggcgaggctggaaacagcctagtagacgatgggctcagctgagcgcgctttgtccgcatgcgcttagcctcagactgtttccagcctctccccgtcacacggcgctgacgcacggaaaagtcgccgctcccgcacacaagttaaagatttgggcgactgtacatacgGAACCACTTCCGGCTTCGCAGCTAATTTTTCATGCGCGCACGGTTTCTTAACCATGGCACCTTTGATTTTCTGCAAGATCgcttccgtgaccctcttcaaaagcgaaatgtcctatcttgaacggtttggcagatgatgcattatggtcattgtgcgcatgtctgtgattttccttatagttgctgaattttcggtgaataaagatagatgaagtcggcgcttgtcctgtgtcgttctccccacttgtgatcgtcttcgTTGGCGTCGTTCCTTCGTAATTCGACCAAAGGTTACCTGCGAGATCTGACGAGCCCTGCATGTCTCTGCTTATCTAGAGATTTTCTGATGGAACAATAGCCTTGCACGCCTCTGCTTGCCAGGACTTGTTCCATCAGAAAATCTGGAGATAAGCGTCATGTTTCTAACTAAACAcgaataacccgccgtggttgctcagtggctatggtgttgggctgctgagcacgaggtcgcgggatcgaatcccggccacggcggccgcatttcgatgggggcgaaatgcgaaaacacccgtgtgcttagatttaggtgcacgttaaagaaccccaggtggtcaaaatttccggagtcctccactacggcgtgcctcataatcagaaagtggttttggcacgtaaaaccccaaatattattattattaaacacgAATAGTTTTTCACAAGTTCTTTCTTTACAAGTTCTTTACTGCATGAAGGGTTACACGTTAGGTATTATATAAAGCTGGTACCCCATTGCTCTCATAGGGTTGCAAAGGGGATCCCTAGGTTATATGCTTTTACATAAACATAGGAGCATgtgaatgcaaagaaaaaaaaatgttctgccAGTACAAATCTACTGCATCTTCATTGATTGAGTGTTTAAAGCATGAAAGAGCCAAGGTTAGTCATGTAACTGATAAATGAGTGTTTTTATGTTAGATCTGTCGGTAACTTATTCCAAAGCTGTGAAAAGGAAAATGCGCCTTAATTAGTACACGCGTGCGGCACAACTAGCGTGGGTATGCAATATTCACATAAGCAATCGTTACAGAAGGGCATAAAATAATTGTGCGCATAATTTTTTAAAGCAAGACGCGAACATTATGATGAATACAATCTCTCAAGGGTAGTTTGTTTAGCATGGGGTCCGCGCGTCTAACTGAATCCATTCTTTTTAGGCACAGCATAGCTCAATGCGCACTAGTTTGTGCAACAATAATAGCCAATAAGGTGGTTGGGTACGGGATTCTGTAAATGGTAATTGTATACAATATATGCGAATGTATGAAGCTAATATGGAGAGTACGAAGTGTGTGCAGCAGAAAAAGATGTCGTATTGGGATTTACTTGCAGGTAGTGAATGCAATTTCCTGGATGTGTTTATGCCATTGTAGTTGCCCGTCAAGCTGAAGTTCTAAAATTTCGTCTCGTTAACCTTTTGCGAGGGACAGCTATTAAAGTTTAAATATTTATGGTTCGTTAGTCGAGCGGTTTTTGCACTGAAAACTAGGTAGCTGCTTTTTCCTGTGTTTAGTAAAAGTAAATTAAATTGAAGCCAGAACTACAGTTTTCGCAGAACATAATTTCTTGTTTGTAAAGTTCTGTTTCCGGTTCGGCTGTTAAGAAAATATTAGCATCATCTGAATATTTGATGCAGTCCTCCAGAAGATGGTCTGGTAAATCGTTGACATATGGCAGAAAAAGGGAAAAGACCTAACATGGATCACTGGGTTATTCTGCTGCCATGTTAGTAACTACCGCATACTGCTGACGGTTTCTCAAACATGTGTTAGTTAGGCCTAAGGGTGCACCACGAATACCATATTTCTCAAGTTTGTGATCAAAAGCCTTCAAAATCTATGAAACTACACAAAGTTAATAATATTCTTTTAATGTTTGCTATTGTTTTTTCCACGATGTTAATTAGCGCAGTCACTGTCGACTTTCCACTCGTCAGTGGGCAAAGACAAAGACAAGTACCTGGCATCCTCTACACTACCC
This genomic window contains:
- the LOC135915191 gene encoding NLR family CARD domain-containing protein 3-like, which gives rise to MTDFADPDVTAASSAEPVQRYRIALADLDSLVSTFTGTVIDYHMPCTAAEGRSCQILSSLSVWNEVLCQAEIELKQVPRTPGHLAVTIIDGTFVRDHSAENLHRAATLLYWLLKEHRCITEVELSCGRLNIYEGLLCAAFQQKTSVKKLNLRETGSLGPHKDICMAISSMTRLEELECDTRSQCRETFASALSILVRTTQSLKVLHIGNLPIVGKDAITFLTALSGNSTIVDISLHGVVATARRRDKSSPFREYLTNTRALRKLSVSGQCGYPTHSIREVLFGLLENKMISTAHFKDVCLCVESSRLLTKILRQQDLVFLSLEVRFENRCGLVELGNTLNSLLVAFKENETLEELTLPFNIWHLKQWENFFLALRSKRRLKKLTIKVSFTWAYYLQDLCKAVMETGVEGKVFLENMSAGDYYRGNCEILQCRAFSDIIASSLDAAGHETLQTIAQTLPTLSHITTAILNIDASYYDGALASALGNYIGSTTALRVLKLKVYAYQVAQQADNLQWTPIFEGLSKNGSIKVLDLQPLYVGNADAEMLADAVKSSRSIRRFCFRAAGNTTVFLRQFSVDIDKNYVLLDFMIPVCMEETWFRVQEVTRRNQSLVALASYFRPGFNCDKRVAAALERVEHHPALVEEVAELTAVSEGEASDAIRAAVRTFQGLHDFMRMAGVVRERVTCHPRDDGSTQLDDLNEYCWRSVRRYISLDDVRD